The Salvelinus alpinus chromosome 30, SLU_Salpinus.1, whole genome shotgun sequence genomic interval aatagtgaagacatcaaaacgatgaaataacacatatggaatcatgtagtaacccaaaaatatatttgagattcttcgaagtagccttgccttgatgacagctttgcacactcttggcattctctcaaccagcttcacctggaatgcttttacaacagtcttgaaggagttcccacatatgctgagcgctttttagctgcttttccttcactctgcgttctaactcatcccaaaccatctcaatttggttgaggtcgggggattgtggaggccaggtcatctgatgcagcactccctcattctccttcttggtcaaatagcccttacaaagcctggaggtgtgttgagtcattgtcctgttgaaaaacaaatgatagtcccactgatCGCAAACCagacacctcctccatgcttcacagtgggaaccacacatgcagaaagcatccgttcacctactctgcgtctcacaaagacacggcggttggaaccaaaaatctcaaatttggactcatcagaccaagcgacagatttccaccggtctaatgtccattccttgtgtttctcttcttcttattggtgtcctttagtagtggtttctttgcagcaattcgaccatgaaggcctgattcacgcagtctcctctgaacagttgatgtttagatgtgtctgttatttgaactatgtgaagcatttatttgggctgcagtctgaggtgcagttattctaatgaacttttcctctgcagcagaagtaactctgggtcttcctttcctgtggcggtcctcatgagagccagtttcatcaaagtgcttgatggtttttgcgattgcacttgaagaaactttcaagattcttgaaattttccgaatagactgaccttcatgtcttaaaataatgatggactgttgtttctctttgcctatttgaCCTGTTCTTGCCTTAATATGGACTTGATATTTTACCTAATAGGGCTATCCTTTTAATacccaccctaccttgtcacaacacaattgattggctcaaacgcattaagaaggaaagaaatgtccacaaattaacttttaacaaggcacacctgctaattgaaatgcattccaggtgacaacctcatgaagctggttgagaggatgccaagagtgtgcaaagctgtcaaggcaaatgtaggctactttgaagaatctcaaatctcaaatatattttgatgtgttgaacacttttgttactacatgattcgatatgtgttatttcatagttttgatgtctttactattattctacaatgtagaaaatagtacaaataaagaaaaacccttgaatgagtaggtgtgtccaaacttttgagtggtactgtaGTTTGTGATGGGATACCTTTCAGATTTATCATGCCACAGTGAGTACATCTGAAAGAGAGAATGTTAAAAACAGCTTAATTTCAAAGCCCGTTATAACACTGCCTCCTGAATAACCACACTCAACATCCAATGCCACCCACCCAAGTTTGCACAATGATGAAGACTGATTCAGATTTTCATTCCCTGCAAATTGTATACATTGGGTGGTAACAAGACCTTTCAAAACGTAAGATTGAGGGTGTTAATATCAGGTCTTGGCTGTGGAGAAATAGAGGATGGACTTTTAGTAAGCATGAACAAAGAACTTGGGGAGTTTCCTGGTGTACATTAGCTGTACTTTTACCAAATGAAGACGGCAATATTTGTCAATATTTGTATATGTCTGGAGATTGATCACTTACTTATATTCAACTTCCCGGACACTTGATATGTCACACCCATCATCAATCTACTGAAGTAATGGACATGTGACCTCAGTACATAGTACTGTATGCCATTGGCGgtcagtgacgtttaagatgaggcagGACACTTTTTTTTAAtgtgcatggccttatttctattacagcatattggatgactttatttcatattccattcacccagctcaatgtaacatcgataggtttaggctactacatgatactcacattttccaTATACCTATCATGAGGTTGCTAAAACCTAGCCTAAGAATGAAAGTTTATAATGTAGgagcacaggtcgagagaaaaggtgacagacagtgacatattcaataccaccttgcacactcttacctgcatctagctgatctagggtgtaatcattaatccaacagttgcaaatgagagtctCTATtgtacaaattcaggtatgtttatccccatttaattacgtttgcttccatttgtgaaacgtttttcaacagaatcggctgaatgaatacacccctgatcacggcATGATAATTTTGCTCATTGTAGAATTCTTTCTCTCATCTACGCACTCtcttctcaccttttcccttcgcttgtggatttcagtgaacaacacatcagctgtctgtaacCAGGTGAAAAagcctttccaagccaaaccttcatatcataaccactaatcgctacacacagcctacatcgtgaatgtcaccatgtcatcTAACGTAATCGCTattcaacatagctactagaactaacgtgtaagtaaacctgctacaatcatgcagtacacaGTTACACtggtggcaatacatttataaaatcaaaagcttaccttgacttggaagaattacagtgttggatagccatagccagctagctaacatagcatccctttcTGTTTGAGCCggatgtttgagtaggctaaactagctagctacattctctAGCCAAgagaaagtgaaagtgaaaacaaaatatgaaatatagctagctagttatctctctccctcagttgttTCTCCTTcatttataaataaatacatttgttcaaaactcttcacatattgtatttctctctctttgagtcaactactcatcacattttatgcactgtagtgctagctagctgtagcttatgctttcagtagtagattagagctctgataggttggaggatgtcctccggaagttgtcataattactgtgtgaggaagttgtcataattactgtgtgagtctatggaagggggtgagaaccatgagcctcctaggttttgtattgaagtcaatgtacccagaggacggaaactagctgtcctctggctacaccatggcgctaccctacagagtgctgttgaggctactgtagaccttcattgcaaaacagtgtgttttaataaattatttggtgatatgtgaatatttagtatagttttatctaaaaaagcCAACTTATTTCATGTTTCgctattttatttttatgaaattcactgaggaggatggtcctcccctccctcctctgaggagcctccaatgCTGTATGGTTCCCAAAATGTGTTAATGATTTAGAATACACAATTTGAAATTATATCAGTATATAAAATATTTTAATAAACATACGCAAATACACATTTATACTGTATTTGTAAATGTTTATATGTTTATATTCAtatctgtgtatatatacactgtaaaatgtattttgaaatgGGCTATCCTCTGACTTTCATATCAAAATCTCTCACAATTTACAAAATAGGCCTTCTACACACCAAAATGTTGGGTTATATCCCAAAACAATCGTGTTATATATTGAGTTGTTTTGTTGAATGATTGTTGTTTATTAAGTTATCTTTGTCGTTGATAAAAAATTAGATATGATGCTTATAATTATCAAACAGTATCTTTAGCATTATTTGTTCTCTCTTTAATTATCCGAACTTATCTGTATAATATTTCATTGTGGTTATCGAGATACAGTATTGCCTTTCACATTCCTTTCACATTAAATTACATTaaaataaattgtatttattGTTTAGAGATATGATATCTGTTCATGGTGCTGAGTTTACAATTCATGTCGTAATGTGTTCTGTGTGCTATTCTTACTGTCATCCAAAATCAAATACTTAGTTCATTTGTCCCGTAGGTCATTCAGTATTTGGTCAAAGCCACTGTATAAATGGTTCAAGCTACAGCTGCAAGATATTGGCTATCATATCTTTTACGTCTTTCACGGCACACCCTAACTTTTAAATATTATCTAGATGGTTTTCCGTAAAGCACAATCATTTCAAGTTCTTTTACTGTTACTAAGGAATTAAACACATGGGGTAAACATAATTTGTGAGTAAAAAATATTTGTTGTAAAGTTTGTGTACATATGCATTCAGGCACAACAATCCAACATAAACAGTAGGTTTAATATCCACACTACAGTAActgacattttaaaaacatttttttttccaGACAAACTTCCAAAATGTTTGGAAATAATACTGTACATAGCATTACATTCAATTGAATACATATTTACAGTACAGTGATGTAAGGATCAAGCTAAATAGTGTAACATTGAAAACTACACTACAAAACAATACAAATACGTTTTAGACcctgtgtaacgctcgtcttcctcctcttctgaggagaagtagtaggaaggatcggaggaccaatgcgcagcgtggtaagtgtccatattttaataacgaaatagaacactgaacaaaaacaacaaagtgaaacgaacgaaaacgaaaacagtcccgtatggttagacacagacacagcaacaatcacccacaacccacaatgacaaaacaggctacctaaatatggctcccaatcagagacaacgactgacacctgcctctgattgagaaccatatcaggccaaacacatagaaacagacaaactagacatacaacatagaatgcccactcacatcacaccctgaccaaacaaaacatagaaacaaacaaagcaaactatggtcagggcgtgacaccctgttaaataaattacaataaataatataattttgTACATAGTCTTGGAAAAATATAATATTATGGGCCACATGAGACTAACAAAGTTTATCTTCTAAATAAAATAGTAAATTTCAGTCATCGCTCCACAGTAACTTCTCTCAAAATCCATAGGTGATGGATAATGTTGGGTATTTTTGTTTGCTTAGCTGTTGAAAAGAACATTAGTAATGTCACTAATTGAGCATGACAAATGTTATTTTCTTACGTCCTTTGAAAACATTATCCATTCTATTTCAGTATGTAGCACTAAAAGATAAGGTTTGTTCTGACTCTTTTTTCTGTCCTTGCCTGAGCTTACCCCGAAGGACTCAAGCACAGTGGCATTTGCTGACAATCAAGTCATTGAAGGGTGTGAGCTTCAACTTTCCCCAACTGTCATAGTGCATGAGGACCATAGGTTCATAGGCTGCCGGCACGCAACAGGGGTGAGGTGTTGCTCCCTTGTTGATGTGGTGAAGACGAGACTTTGCCTGCGCGTGCATGCTGGCTGGCTTGTAGTTGTGTGGACAGGAGCCGTCGCAGAAATGCATGTTGTAACCAGTGGGGGCCACGACCCAGTCTGACCAGCCAATCTCCTTGAAGGACACATTGATGGATTTCCGGCAGCAGCGACCGTCTTCGTCACAGTTGTCCTCTTTGTTGGAGCGAGTCCGTCTTCTTCTGCCTGCTGATCTAGGTTCTACAAGGTCTACCTCCAGGACCATCTGAGGGGTCCTCTTGGGATCAGTTCCCTCTTCTAAGGCCAGTTCTACTTCCACAACCAGAGAGTGGTCGTCCGACCTCCCACTCCACTTACCAACCACAGTTCTGATGTCCAAAGTCAAATCTCCAGTTCTTGTAGCGAGCGTCTGAACAAGGGTCTCTGTGTGAATCAATAGAGAAGAGTTCAGCGGTTTCGTCTCATAGATCTTCACATGAACCTCATCCCTAATTGTGGGCTCTGCAGCTTTAGAGCCATCCAACCGCTGTCTGTAGAGCTTCAGCTCAGCCCGGGCCAAAGTGAGCTCCTTCCTGATGTGTGGGTTCTTGTGGAATACAGCTCTGTACCAAAGCACATCTGATGGATGTTCCTCATCACCCCAAAGCACTTTGAGAGGCTCCACTGAAAGAGGTAAAAAGAGGGTTGTTACACAAATGCTCAAGTTCTTAGAATTACTGTCATGGCTTGAATAGGTTGTGCTTTCAAGAGTTGTAACGGATGTGTCTtgtcaaaaaaataaaacaatgtcaAACGATTTAAAACAAAGCTTTGGAGAAGAGGTACTGTGTTACTATCAATCCTTTGCTAAGACCAAATGTTAATGGTAGGCTTTTGTTGGAGTGCACACAAAAATGAAGCCCTTTAAGACAAAATTGCTCCTCAGAGCATGACTCACTCATTCTCACAACATATGGTTTCAGAAAACACTCACAGGTACATTaagattaatttaaaaaaaaatgtgtttgaggGCTTTTTGTTAGTTTTGTCATAAAAGCGAATTTGAATTCTTCTTGAAGATACAAACGTGGGAGAATGTTTCGGTACACAGGTACACACCTTGTACAAAGTTATTAATAAGCTTTGCATAAAGGCAAAATTCCATGCAGTCAGATCACTATCTAAAGCTAGAATGTCAACAGTCGGGTCCTGTATTGTGGTAGAAACCAGTACAGTAGCGATGTGTCTTTAAGTAAGGACCCACCTGTGGCTGGATGAAGCACAGTGGATGCCCTCATTGGGGAACGCTGGGTTTCCCCCTCCTGACTGGAGCTCCTTCTCAGCTGcctcagtgtttccctgtagAGCCTATGCATCCTTATCATCTCCTCTTCTGAAgccatttccctgggcctggccTCCCTTTCCATCCCCATGGAGCTCAGGATCTCTGTCTTCACTGCCTCCAAGACCAAGGCCCTCTGGTTCTCCTCCTGCCCTAGGCGGGGTGTACCTTCTTGGGGGAGGCGGGGCCGGCCCTCCCCCTGACAGAGGCTGAAGAAGAGGACCACCCAAGAGAAGAGAAAGCACTGTGTGACTGAGCTAGGCATGTTAGGTTTGTTCTCAGAGGAGATGTCAATGTTATGAATGAAATTCCAGACATGCTTTCATTTATACAGTTCCTGCATGGCCACACCTCTCCGCTGTCAGGTGAGCACTCCTTTCGCgcttatactgtatgtattgtcATCATTATGTAAAGGttttaaatatatatgtatttgtatatacagtgcattcggaaagtattcagattccttccctttctccacattttgttaggttacagccttattctaaaattgattaaatatttttttcccctcatcaatctacatacaataccccataatgacaaagggaaaacggGTTTGTAGATATTTTTTgagaatttattaaaaataaaaaacagataccttatttacataagtattcagaccctttgctatgagactcgaaattgagctcaggtgcatcctgtttccattgatcatccttgatgtttctacaacttgattcgaatccaactgtggtaaattcaattgactggacatgatttggaaaggcacacccctgtctatataaggtcccacagttgacagtgcaggttagagcaaaaactaagccatgtggttgaagt includes:
- the LOC139559569 gene encoding bone morphogenetic protein 4-like; translated protein: MPSSVTQCFLFSWVVLFFSLCQGEGRPRLPQEGTPRLGQEENQRALVLEAVKTEILSSMGMEREARPREMASEEEMIRMHRLYRETLRQLRRSSSQEGETQRSPMRASTVLHPATVEPLKVLWGDEEHPSDVLWYRAVFHKNPHIRKELTLARAELKLYRQRLDGSKAAEPTIRDEVHVKIYETKPLNSSLLIHTETLVQTLATRTGDLTLDIRTVVGKWSGRSDDHSLVVEVELALEEGTDPKRTPQMVLEVDLVEPRSAGRRRRTRSNKEDNCDEDGRCCRKSINVSFKEIGWSDWVVAPTGYNMHFCDGSCPHNYKPASMHAQAKSRLHHINKGATPHPCCVPAAYEPMVLMHYDSWGKLKLTPFNDLIVSKCHCA